A single window of Flagellimonas maritima DNA harbors:
- a CDS encoding metallophosphoesterase encodes MSSIKRLDRAFLNAKTIPFGNNDKFILFSDCHRGDNSFADDFANNRNIYFHALNHYYREGFQYCELGDGDELWENISFESIFEAHKNVYQLLRQFHLENRLHMVWGNHDMVYKDKSYVDEHLSSYFEPIDGSDKELFEGITYHEAVVLKNKETGQELFCAHGHQADWWNYVCWRIGRFLVRILWKPLQVVGIADPTSPAKNYKELIRIERRIKRWILRNNLKITIAGHTHRPRFPEPGQIPFFNTGSCVHPRSITGLEIEKGEISLIKWQIATKPDGTLQIVRLLLEGPKKLIEYKDD; translated from the coding sequence ATGTCCTCTATAAAAAGGCTAGACCGTGCTTTTCTAAATGCCAAAACCATTCCTTTTGGCAATAACGACAAGTTTATACTTTTTAGTGATTGCCACAGGGGCGACAACAGCTTTGCAGATGATTTTGCAAATAATAGAAATATTTACTTTCACGCATTAAACCATTACTATCGTGAAGGTTTCCAATACTGTGAACTTGGAGATGGTGATGAACTTTGGGAAAACATAAGTTTTGAATCCATTTTTGAGGCACATAAGAATGTCTATCAATTATTACGGCAATTCCATCTTGAAAATCGATTGCACATGGTATGGGGAAACCATGATATGGTTTATAAGGACAAATCTTATGTGGATGAACATCTATCTAGCTATTTTGAGCCTATTGATGGATCGGATAAGGAACTTTTTGAAGGTATTACCTACCATGAAGCAGTCGTTTTAAAAAATAAAGAAACTGGACAAGAACTTTTTTGTGCTCATGGGCACCAGGCTGATTGGTGGAATTATGTTTGTTGGCGTATTGGAAGGTTTTTAGTTCGTATTCTTTGGAAACCACTACAAGTTGTAGGTATTGCAGACCCTACGAGCCCCGCGAAAAATTATAAGGAGCTTATTAGAATTGAAAGACGGATCAAACGTTGGATTCTGAGGAACAATCTCAAAATTACCATAGCAGGGCATACACATAGACCACGTTTTCCTGAACCAGGTCAAATTCCTTTTTTTAACACGGGTAGCTGTGTACATCCCAGAAGTATTACAGGGCTGGAAATAGAAAAAGGCGAAATTTCCTTGATTAAATGGCAAATCGCCACTAAACCCGATGGCACCTTACAAATAGTAC